In Pseudobdellovibrionaceae bacterium, the sequence AGGCGAGCGTTCCCGGCCCCATGGTGTCGCGGAAGTGGTCGAGCATCAGGGTTTCGATTCTGGGCATCAGGAAGTCGAAGCGATCCAGAAAAGCGATCAAGCCGAACACGACGGCGAAGAAAGGGATCAGCGACAGAAGCGTCGTGAACGACAGCGAATTCGCCAGCAGGTTCAATTGCGTTTTCGACAGCGTTTTCCACAGGCGCCGGGCCCAGGCCTTCAATCCCACCATGCCCTCAGCCTAAAGCGCGCGCGCCGGAATGTATAGCCGCGGGGCCGGTCAAAGGGCCGGAGCGCGCGACCCGTGGCCCCGTTCCCTTTCGGCTATGGCACAATGAGGACATGCGGTGGTTCTTTATCCTTTCGGTCGTTCTGCACGCTTTTCTGTTCGTTGGGCTCGCGCTCTACCTGCGCTCCGGCTCGGGCGCGTCGGGCTCGCCGTTCGCGGAAACCTTGCCGACGTCCACGACCCATCCGGCGATGGGTTTACTTCCGGCGCCGGAAGTAAAACGATCGGGCGCAAATCCGCGTGAACGTGTTGAATTCGAAATCGTGGAAACCCTTGTCCGGCCGACGAACGCCGAGACCGCCACGCCGACCAAAGCGGCGGTTCGTCCCCCGGCGGTCCCGAAACCCGCCACTGGATTTAAGCTGAAGCAAGTTGAGGGATACCACATCACGATCGCCCCCAGTTTTACCGGGGCGCCGGTGGAAGAAAAAGCGGCAAAACCAGAATCGGCCGAAGCCGGGGTGGCCGTGAAGGGGCCTGCGAAGGAAGAGCCCGTGGCCGTCCCGTCGGACGTCCCACTGCCGCCCGGGTTCGTGCCGGCGGCGCAGGTTCAAGGGGAAGACTAAATCTTAGGGGAGCAGCACGCGTTCGGCGCGCGCCTTCGCGTTGTACTCGCTGCCCATTTCGTATCCGTAGGCGCCCGCATCCGCGATGACCAGTCGATCGCCCTCTTGCATGACGGGGAGCGGACATTTCTTCGCCAGAAAGTCGGACGACTCGCAGATCGGACCCACGACATCGTAAACGTCATCGGCGACACCTTCGCGCATCGGGAAGACGCGGTGAATGGCACTGTAAAGCGACGGGCGGATCAAATGGTGCATCCCCGAGTCGACGATCAGAAAGTTTTTGTACGGAGTCGTCTTCACGTATTCGACCGAAGTCACCAGCACGCCGCTGTGACCGACGATCCAGCGACCCGGTTCAAGTTGCAGCTGGTAGGGACGACCCGCGAGTTCCGCCAAGACCATCCGTGCGTACTCGCGCAGGAGTTCGGCTTCGTCGGCATGACGATCGGCTTCGTAGTAGATGCCCAATCCGCCGCCCAAATCGAGGTTCTCGATTTTGAAACCCGCGGTTTCGACTTCTTTCGCGAAATCCAAAACCCACAGCAAGGCGTCGCGATAGTCGTGCAGTTTGAAAAGCTGTGACCCGATATGCAATGTCAGTCCACGAAAGTGCAACTGCTGTGGATGGGCCTTCAGTACGTCCAAACAACGAAGGGCCGCGCCCTTTTCGAGGCCAAACTTGTTCTCGCGAAAGCCGGTCGTGATGTAGGGATGGGTTTCCGCGCTGATGTCGGGATTCAAGCGCAAAGCCACGGGGGCCTTGACGCCCAGCTCGGCCGCGACTTTCTGGATACGCAAAAGTTCGGGCTCGCTTTCGACGTTGATTTGCTGGATGCCGGCGCGCAGGGCCGCCCGAAGCTCGTCCACGGATTTTCCCACGCCCGAGAAGACGATGCGGTCCGCGGGGAATCCGGCCTGCAGCGCGATCGCGAGTTCGCCGCCCGAAACGATGTCCACGCCCGCGCCCAGCTTCGCCAAGTTCGCGAGGATTTCGGGATGGGAGTTCGACTTCATCGCGAAGTGCAGCTCGGCCTTGCCGTCGAACGCGTCGACCATCGTTTGGTAGCGACTCGCGATG encodes:
- the lysA gene encoding diaminopimelate decarboxylase, with protein sequence MAFLKYKNGELVFGLKEHRLADLQDRATPFYAYEWSGIASRYQTMVDAFDGKAELHFAMKSNSHPEILANLAKLGAGVDIVSGGELAIALQAGFPADRIVFSGVGKSVDELRAALRAGIQQINVESEPELLRIQKVAAELGVKAPVALRLNPDISAETHPYITTGFRENKFGLEKGAALRCLDVLKAHPQQLHFRGLTLHIGSQLFKLHDYRDALLWVLDFAKEVETAGFKIENLDLGGGLGIYYEADRHADEAELLREYARMVLAELAGRPYQLQLEPGRWIVGHSGVLVTSVEYVKTTPYKNFLIVDSGMHHLIRPSLYSAIHRVFPMREGVADDVYDVVGPICESSDFLAKKCPLPVMQEGDRLVIADAGAYGYEMGSEYNAKARAERVLLP